In a genomic window of Parambassis ranga chromosome 24, fParRan2.1, whole genome shotgun sequence:
- the vegfab gene encoding vascular endothelial growth factor Ab isoform X12, translating into MNFIDSLTLLFLTLSAVKNAHIPKETERGPHDVIPLMEVYNKSLCQPRELLVEILQEYPDEVEHIFIPSCVVLRRCAGCCNDEMLQCTPTSSYNITMEIKRIKPSRQQNDIFMSFTEHSACECRSKKEQKEQKEKCDKPRR; encoded by the exons ATGAACTTTATTGACAGTTTGACACTATTATTTTTGACGCTGTCAGCTGTCAAG AATGCCCACATACcgaaggaaacagaaagaggtCCACATGACG TGATCCCTTTAATGGAGGTGTACAACAAGAGTTTGTGTCAGCCTCGGGAGCTGCTGGTGGAAATTCTGCAGGAGTACCCGGATGAAGTGGAACACATCTTCATCCCGTCCTGCGTGGTGTTGAGGCGCTGCGCCGGCTGCTGCAACGACGAGATGCTGCAGTGCACGCCAACATCCAGCTATAACATTACAATGGAG ATTAAAAGAATAAAACCCTCCAGGcaacaaaatgacattttcatgaGTTTTACAGAACACAGCGCATGTGAGTGTAG gtcaaagaaagaacagaaagaacagaaagaaaa
- the vegfab gene encoding vascular endothelial growth factor Ab isoform X11 encodes MNFIDSLTLLFLTLSAVKNAHIPKETERGPHDVIPLMEVYNKSLCQPRELLVEILQEYPDEVEHIFIPSCVVLRRCAGCCNDEMLQCTPTSSYNITMEIKRIKPSRQQNDIFMSFTEHSACECRSKKEQKEQKEKLHLQRPAQKT; translated from the exons ATGAACTTTATTGACAGTTTGACACTATTATTTTTGACGCTGTCAGCTGTCAAG AATGCCCACATACcgaaggaaacagaaagaggtCCACATGACG TGATCCCTTTAATGGAGGTGTACAACAAGAGTTTGTGTCAGCCTCGGGAGCTGCTGGTGGAAATTCTGCAGGAGTACCCGGATGAAGTGGAACACATCTTCATCCCGTCCTGCGTGGTGTTGAGGCGCTGCGCCGGCTGCTGCAACGACGAGATGCTGCAGTGCACGCCAACATCCAGCTATAACATTACAATGGAG ATTAAAAGAATAAAACCCTCCAGGcaacaaaatgacattttcatgaGTTTTACAGAACACAGCGCATGTGAGTGTAG gtcaaagaaagaacagaaagaacagaaagaaaa